In Selenomonas sp. TAMA-11512, a genomic segment contains:
- a CDS encoding N-acetylmuramoyl-L-alanine amidase, producing MKVFLNPGHAPNGIPDPGACGRGLRECDVAKSVADLVEHYLTAAGVEVVGNMQDDDLYTITSVANASGADIFVSIHCNAFNGNAKGTEVLVYPGSDAGRKLGDCIQRQIVDSLGTTDRGLKDRPNLWVLKSTDMPAVLVELAFIDNAGDAALLRERQDEFARAVARGITDYEQMI from the coding sequence ATGAAAGTGTTTTTAAATCCCGGCCATGCGCCGAACGGGATTCCGGATCCCGGAGCATGCGGCCGCGGACTCCGAGAGTGCGACGTAGCAAAGAGTGTCGCTGACCTCGTAGAGCACTATCTCACAGCGGCGGGCGTGGAAGTCGTTGGCAACATGCAGGATGACGACCTCTATACAATCACGAGTGTGGCCAACGCGAGCGGAGCGGACATTTTCGTCAGCATCCATTGCAACGCATTTAACGGGAATGCAAAGGGTACGGAGGTACTCGTGTATCCCGGGAGCGACGCCGGCAGGAAGCTTGGGGACTGCATTCAACGGCAGATCGTCGATAGCCTCGGCACGACGGACAGAGGACTCAAAGACCGTCCAAATCTCTGGGTGCTGAAAAGCACGGATATGCCCGCGGTGCTTGTCGAACTGGCGTTTATTGATAATGCCGGCGACGCAGCACTGCTGAGAGAGCGGCAGGATGAATTTGCGAGGGCTGTCGCGAGAGGGATAACGGATTATGAGCAGATGATTTAG
- a CDS encoding phage holin family protein — protein MQDVLIFLKGMIPTEMQMVWGAGCSVAGGIAGHLLGWNNLVETLLVAMAIDYVTGVLAAYRYKRKHPSSKRGPSSRVGALGIVRKVSILCIVALAHYIDTAMGTSAVHTMIVWFYIGNEGLSIIENAANSGVPVPQKLCDTLEQLKNEKGERGK, from the coding sequence ATGCAGGATGTATTGATTTTTTTGAAAGGGATGATCCCGACGGAAATGCAGATGGTATGGGGGGCGGGGTGTTCCGTTGCAGGCGGAATCGCAGGGCATTTGCTCGGGTGGAATAATCTTGTAGAGACTCTGCTTGTCGCGATGGCGATCGACTATGTGACGGGCGTCCTCGCAGCATACCGCTACAAGAGGAAACACCCTAGCAGCAAAAGGGGGCCCAGCAGCCGTGTGGGGGCACTGGGCATTGTACGCAAGGTGTCTATTCTGTGCATTGTGGCACTGGCGCACTATATCGACACGGCAATGGGAACATCGGCAGTACATACGATGATCGTCTGGTTCTACATCGGGAATGAAGGACTATCAATTATCGAGAACGCGGCAAACTCCGGCGTTCCGGTGCCGCAGAAGCTATGCGATACATTAGAACAGCTCAAGAACGAAAAAGGAGAGCGGGGGAAATGA
- a CDS encoding CD1375 family protein yields the protein MKKQSFMIPIYAELIRLGRYAINEAEQKDGQKIVPAVYREDVAMHLAERAEG from the coding sequence ATGAAGAAACAATCGTTTATGATTCCGATCTACGCAGAGCTCATTCGGCTGGGGAGATACGCGATCAATGAGGCAGAACAGAAAGATGGGCAAAAGATTGTCCCGGCGGTCTATCGAGAAGATGTTGCGATGCATCTCGCGGAGCGTGCCGAAGGATAA